A region from the Triticum aestivum cultivar Chinese Spring chromosome 3D, IWGSC CS RefSeq v2.1, whole genome shotgun sequence genome encodes:
- the LOC123075150 gene encoding uncharacterized protein, producing the protein MDHSIVDNCVDANPTMEKSIPPWKRSFQLPTNERQGAEAEEIENLHVQISPLKCKLNKVPYYRSICDERQQVEVYRRLSRYYIQAHELPSPGEEPDNAQLSKELERCLDAYEINFLQRAKDNPEWYFHPEQCKLAGLEDYQRLVLRDHGMYGDLKQYRLYYHTYQGDVEYVQFREQMAEQIKWIDDEAALFGDQRLRNELEAFLQTLRIAMRFPNISGRSVVSALREHLYSLRFDFNHRKDLDGVYLEIWKRVARNKMNFGDALKQLYEENIFPFRRPDIKLALDSYPGPSWINSCYDTYVAGIDEGFSEDEAHPLIIEAVEKMPRGHCTRQEKPW; encoded by the exons ATGGATCACAGCATAGTGGACAATTGCGTCGACGCAAATCCGACAATGGAGAAATCAATTCCTCCTTGGAAGAGAAGTTTCCAACTGCCCACAAACGAGAGACAGGGGGCAGAGGCAGAGGAAATTGAAAACCTCCATGTTCAGATCAGTCCTCTCAAATGTAAGCTGAACAAGGTACCGTATTATCGTTCTATATGCGATGAAAGGCAGCAGGTTGAGGTCTACCGCCGGCTCTCCCGGTACTACATCCAAGCCCATGAG TTACCCTCGCCCGGAGAGGAACCAGATAATGCACAACTGAGCAAGGAATTGGAGCGTTGTCTGGATGCTTATGAAATAAATTTCCTCCAGCGCGCCAAAGACAATCCTGAATGGTACTTCCATCCTGAACAATGCAAGCTTGCCGGCTTGGAAGACTACCAGCGGCTAGTGCTTCGTGATCAT GGTATGTATGGAGATTTGAAGCAATACCGCCTGTATTATCATACCTACCAGGGAGATGTAGAGTATGTCCAGTTCCGTGAGCAGATGGCGGAGCAAATTAAG TGGATTGACGACGAAGCAGCACTCTTCGGCGATCAG CGGCTGAGAAACGAGCTAGAGGCTTTTCTTCAAACACTGAGGATTGCGATGCGGTTTCCGAATATTTCCGGACGCTCAGTTGTCTCTGCCTTACGT GAGCATCTATATAGCCTTCGGTTTGACTTTAACCACCGGAAGGACTTGGACGGTGTCTATCTTGAGATATGGAAACGGGTTGCTAGGAATAAG ATGAACTTCGGTGACGCTTTGAAGCAATTGTATGAAGAGAACATTTTCCCCTTCCGCAGGCCTGACATCAAATTAGCACTCGATAGCTATCCAGGCCCCAGTTGGATAAATTCTTGT TATGATACCTACGTGGCTGGCATTGATGAGGGG TTCTCAGAAGACGAAGCTCATCCCTTGATCATAGAGGCCGTTGAGAAAATG CCTAGAGGTCACTGCACAAGGCAGGAAAAACCATGGTGA